One Melanotaenia boesemani isolate fMelBoe1 chromosome 8, fMelBoe1.pri, whole genome shotgun sequence DNA segment encodes these proteins:
- the tgs1 gene encoding trimethylguanosine synthase — MLLQRREVEFTAVMMLERSTVNVLAEIIFSRRKTGIQTPEVEDNIHCCCSRAFVQDRDLYRSDNRLLPSDSLYTEVQETGDEEEEEEEEEVLDEEAQLMVSMGLPLAFISSSGQKRERRKTDRKWETYWEEQPEEEEEEENNPQFFSKATDEGSEEEDSDEADAAEQSRDAGWESYWAERGESLLWSSWVEKHPETEAGGTTAPWDDPETKVVWDKHATETYYLYWELYSYWSAQGWTADQSDCTGNTGGGETDTQIPSEEEMEGNSESEREQEVEVLSDLIGWSCTLEADWSGSHGGRLGGGGVDGGRLGGGVAELSEAKLCASENPSDGGSDRQRPAATSQQNTTKQSDSQQAANIPNKPSTSRNKTSESNGEDDEDDEEHPRGHVKVKHSHELDVEESPQPTPEEVWSELGLKRSLKPQFDSMFVFKGSSGPKRQKQQGTRRPVCTINKHTRFSETGGDVTQPQIRTSLHKVQNFLKKLQREKQMSPLELNQPESVGEMSGDEGKIKEEEDGSDSGSSLDTTVMNPSCSTAINSRCVEGEREEEPGRKLPCLQIPDFLLSDTPEGSKKPKKKSRRRKKQQVPAEMAADSELAKYWAQRYRLFSRFDEGVRLDREGWFSVTPERIAQHIALRVENSFPDSQLVIDAFCGVGGNAIQFALTGKRVLAVDIDSVKLDMARHNAAVYGVTHRIDFVQGDFLQLASHLRGDVVFLSPPWGGPDYLTADVFDIRTMMKPDGFKIFCLAKKISDNIVFFLPRNADTDQIVSLAGPGGKVEVEQNFLNNKLKTVTAYFGSLIKTDCS; from the exons ATGCTGCTGCAGAGACGCGAGGTTGAATTTACAGCCGTCAtgatgctggagaggagcaCAGTGAACGTGCTGGCAGAAATAATCTTCAGCAGGAGGAAAACCGGGATCCAGACACCGGAAGTAGAGGACAACATCCATTGTTGTTGCTCCAGAGCCTTCGTTCA GGACAGAGATCTGTATCGCTCTGACAACAGACTGCTTCCCTCGGACTCATTATACACTGAAGTCCAAG AAACgggtgatgaggaggaggaggaggaggaggaggaggttctAGATGAGGAGGCACAGCTGATGGTCAGCATGGGTCTGCCTTTGGCCTTCATCAGCTCTTCTGGGCAGAAGAGAGAG AGAAGGAAGACTGACAGGAAGTGGGAGACATACTGGGAAGAACaacctgaagaagaagaagaggaggaaaataaCCCACAGTTCTTCAGCAAAG cCACCGATGAAGGAAGTGAGGAGGAAGATTCTGATGAAGCCGATGCTGCTGAACAGAGCAGAGATGCTGGCTGGGAATCCTACTGGG CTGAACGTGGAGAATCTTTGCTGTGGAGCAGCTGGGTGGAGAAGCATCCAGAGACTGAAGCTGGAGGAACCACTGCTCCTTGGGATGACCCGGAAACAAAGGTTGTCTGGGACAAACATGCTACAGAGACCTACTATTTATACTGGGAGCTGTACTCTTATTGGTCAGCACAGGGGTGGACTGCTGACCAGTCTGACTGTACTGGAAACACAGGTGGAGGagaaacagacacacaaatcccctcagaggAAGAGATGGAGGGAAATAGTGAATCTGAGAGAGAACAGGAAGTCGAGGTTCTGAGTGATCTGATTGGATGGAGCTGCACATTAGAGGCCGACTGGAGCGGCTCACATGGAGGCAGACtgggtggaggtggagtggatgGAGGCAGACTGGGTGGAGGTGTGGCTGAGCTTTCAGAGGCGAAGTTGTGTGCTTCTGAAAATCCATCTGATGGTGGGAGTGATCGCCAGAGACCTGCAGCCACCTCGCAGCAGAACACCACTAAACAATCAG ATTCTCAGCAGGCTGCCAACATCCCCAACAAACCATCTACTTCAAGAAATAAGACATCAGAAAGCAatggtgaagatgatgaggatgatgaagaacATCCAAGAGGACATGTTAAAGTCAAACACAG TCATGAGCTGGACGTGGAAGAGAGTCCACAGCCTACTCCTGAGGAAGTTTGGTCTGAACTGGGACTCAAACGCAGCCTGAAGCCTCA GTTTGACAGCATGTTTGTCTTCAAAGGCAGTTCAGGTCCAAAGCGTCAGAAGCAGCAGGGGACTCGGAGACCGGTCTGCACCATCAATAAACACACCAGGTTCTCTGAGACGGGTGGAGACGTCACGCAGCCTCAGATCAGGACCTCCCTCCACAAG gtcCAGAATTTTCTTAAGAAGCTTCAGAGGGAGAAACAGATGAGTCCGTTGGAGCTGAACCAGCCAGAATCTGTGGGAGAAATGTCCGGAGATGAAGGGAAAataaaggaggaagaagatggtTCAGACTCTGGGTCCAGTTTAGACACAACAGTTATGAACCCCAGCTGCAGCACTGCCATCAACTCCAGATGTGTGGAAGGTGAGAGGGAGGAGGAACCTGGTAGAAAGTTGCCATGTCTGCAGATACCAGACTTCCTCCTGTCTGACACTCCTGAGG GGTCaaagaaaccaaagaagaagagtaGGAGAAGGAAGAAACAGCAGGTCCCAGCAGAGATGGCAGCTGACTCTGAACTGGCCAAATACTGGGCTCAGCGCTACAGACTCTTCTCTCGCTTCGACGAAGGGGTCAGGCTGGACAGAG AGGGCTGGTTCTCTGTGACTCCGGAGAGGATCGCCCAGCACATTGCCCTCCGGGTGGAGAACAGCTTTCCTGACTCTCAGCTGGTGATCGACGCCTTCTGTGGAGTGGGAGGGAACGCCATCCAGTTCGCCCTCACAGGAAAGAGAG TCTTGGCCGTGGACATAGATTCCGTGAAGTTAGACATGGCTCGGCACAACGCTGCGGTTTATGGCGTCACACACAGAATCGACTTTGTGCAGGGCGACTTCCTTCAGCTGGCGTCCCATCTCCGTGGAGACGTGGTTTTCCTGTCTCCTCCATGGGGAGGACCAGACTACCTGACTGCTGACGTGTTTGACATCAGGACCATGATGAAGCCTGATGG ATTTAAGATTTTCTGCCTAGCAAAGAAGATCTCAGATAACATCGTCTTCTTCCTGCCTCGGAATGCTGACACAGATCAG ATCGTCTCTCTGGCGGGTCCAGGAGgaaaggtggaggtggagcaGAACTTCCTCAACAACAAGCTGAAGACTGTCACTGCATACTTTGGCAGCTTGATCAAGACAGACTGCTCATAA